The window GGAATCCAGGGAGATGTCCGGGGCGCTACGTGACATGGCTGTGAACTCGCTCCGTGGGACGAATCGTCGCCGCCTTCGTGGCGGGATCAGCTCGCCGATCCGGTGCCCGTCACGTGTGACCGTGAAGGAGTGGCCTGCCTGAACGGCGTCCATGATCTCCTTCGACCGACTTCGTAGATCTCTTTGAGTGATCTCGGGCTGCACTGACATGAGTTCAGCGCAATCCCGCTGTGCCACCCTGTGCTACTGCGTGGCACGGGACTCGGAACGCCCTTGGCGCAGGCAGCCCGCCGCCGGCGGTTACCGGGGGCCGGGGAGGCGTAGGGCCAGGCCGTCGAGGATGACGTTCAGGCCGTAGGTGAACTTCTCGTTGCGCAGGGCCACCGGGTCGACGCCGATCGCCGCCGCGTACGCGGCGGAGAGGTGCTCGGTGTCGGCCGCCGCCTCCTGGGCGGTGGGGATCAGGCCCGCGATGAACTCGGCCTCGGTCTGGCCGGAGCGGGCCACCGTGGTCAGCCAGGCCGTCTCCGTCGTGCTCATCCCGATCACGTAGGTGATCACGGTCTCGATCGCGCGCTCCGGCTCGGGGAACCCGGCGGTGACGAACAGGGCGGCCACGCGCTCGGAGTAGGCCTTCAGGTTGGGGCCGAGGTAGGCGAGCCCCGCCTGGCCAAGGACCGAGGCGAGCCACGGGTGCCGCAGCGCGGTCGCGCGGAAGGACTCGGCGGCCTCGGCGACGGCCTCCCGCCAGTCGGGGCTGTCGGCGGGCGGGACGGTGCTCTCGCCGAAGACCTCGTCCACCGCGAGCTCCATCAGCTCGTCCTTGGTGGCCACGTGCCGGTAGAGGGACGTCGCGCCCGCGTTCAGGCGGGCGCCGAGCTTGCGCATGCTGAGCGCGTCGATGCCGTCGGCGTCCAGCACGGCGATCGCCTCACGGACGATGGCGGCCCGGTTGAGCGCCGGCTGCTCCGCCTCCCGCCGCTGCCGTGCCCAGACGGACGGGGCCGGGTTCGCCTTGGTGGCCATGCGGTTCTCCTCTTCACATCTTCCTGCGTACGCCGTGCGCATCCAGCGTACAGGTGCAGTGGGTTGCGCACACTGTTCCGCTCTGCGTACAGTGTGCGCAGCGAAGGAACAGCGTGCGCAACTCGGAGGGACAACCCATGGAAACCCGCAACCCACGTCGTTGGTGGATCCTCGTCGTGCTCTGCCTCAGCACGCTGGTCCTGGTGATCGACGGCATGGCGCTCACGGTGGCGGTGCCGTCGATGACGGAGTCCATCGGGGCGAGCGCCCAGGACACCCAGTGGATCCTCGACTCCTACATCCTGGTCTTCGCCGGGCTGCTGCTCACCTCGGGCAGCCTCGGGGACCGGTTCG of the Kitasatospora sp. NBC_01246 genome contains:
- a CDS encoding type II toxin-antitoxin system Phd/YefM family antitoxin, whose amino-acid sequence is MSVQPEITQRDLRSRSKEIMDAVQAGHSFTVTRDGHRIGELIPPRRRRRFVPRSEFTAMSRSAPDISLDSFRADQDALAEQQTDDPYGR
- a CDS encoding TetR/AcrR family transcriptional regulator C-terminal domain-containing protein: MATKANPAPSVWARQRREAEQPALNRAAIVREAIAVLDADGIDALSMRKLGARLNAGATSLYRHVATKDELMELAVDEVFGESTVPPADSPDWREAVAEAAESFRATALRHPWLASVLGQAGLAYLGPNLKAYSERVAALFVTAGFPEPERAIETVITYVIGMSTTETAWLTTVARSGQTEAEFIAGLIPTAQEAAADTEHLSAAYAAAIGVDPVALRNEKFTYGLNVILDGLALRLPGPR